AGGCCTTCAAGATCCGTTCGTAATTGACGCGCTCGTGGGCGGCGTGAGGATCGACGATCAGCAGCCCGTCCGGCGTGGAAAAGACCAGATAGCCCTGAGGCAGCTGGGCGAGATAAAGTTTCCCGTCCGGCGCGGCGCTTTCCGCAGCAGACATGTCGCCAGACGGCGGAACCGAAACGGTCTGACGATAGGAAGCGAAAGGCAGACGTTCGCCGCTCGCCTCCTGCGAACCTCGCGCCGCGAACGCGTTCGGCGACGCGGCGCGGAACACCGGTTCTTCCAGGCGCGAAAACGGATGCGGCTCGCGTTCGGGCAGGCGGCGCCACGCCGTGGAACCGCCCGGCGCCGTCGGCCCGCCGACGGAAAAAGATTCTGCCAGCGCGTCGAACGGAGGCGAAGAAAACGGCATGCGATCGCCGCGCCCACGGATCGGCGCGTCGGAAAATCCCTTGGCAAGACGCTCCGCCGCTTTGCGGATCAGATCGTACACCTCTCCGGAACGGCGGAACAGGATCTCCGACTTCGCCGGATGGACGTTGACGTCCACGTCTTCCGCCGGCAGCGAAAGCATGACCAGCCAGTTGCCGCGCGTCGCCCAGTGGAAACCCTGGATCGCCGAACGGATCACCGCGTCGCTGACGCGGCGGCCGTTCACGAACGAGATCAGCTGGAAGCGGCTCTGCGGCCCCAGATCCTGCCACCACAGCCGCACGGCGGACGCCGCGGCTTCGAAAGCGGAAGCGCGGATCTCGGGTTCGTCGCCCCACATCTGCGCCAGCAATTTCTCGACGCTGCCGCCGCCCGAACTCTTGAAGACGCTCTTGCCGTCGTGGACCAACGAGAACGCGACGGCGGGATAGGCGAACGCGTAGTCCTGGACCAGGCGCGAAATGCGGCGGAACTCCGCCGCGGCCGTCTTGAGGAACTTGCGCCGCGCCGGCAGATTATAGAAAAGATCCTTGACGACCACCGTCGTGCCAGGACGCAGCGGCACCGCCGTGACGCGGGGCACGCCGTTTTCATAGTGCAGCGAAGCGCCTTCGGTCAGTTCGGGGCAACGGCTGTAGATTTCGAAGTGACTGACGGCGCAGACGCTGCTCAGCGCTTCGCCGCGATACCCCAGCGTGGAAATCGCCTCGAGGTCCGCCTCGCTGCTGATCTTGCTGGTGGCGTGTTTTTCCACCGCCAGGGGCAGTTCTTCCGGGACGATGCCGCCGCCGTTGTCCTTCACGGAGATCAGCACCTTGCCGCCCTGCCCCAGTTCCACGTCGATGGCCGTCGCGCCGGCGTCGAGGCTGTTTTCGATCAGTTCCTTGACGACGGAAAGCGGCCGCTCGATCACCTCGCCGGCGGCGATCTTGCGCGAAAGCCCGTCGGGCAGTCGATGAATTCCCATCATTCACACCTCAGCTTTCTGGCCCGCGAGACCAGCCGGTAAATCTGGTCGAGCGCGTCCCGCGGCGTCATCTGATCGGGTTCGAGCGAAGCCACCTCTTCGATGAAAGCGTCACCGGAAAGATCGAACATGCTCACCTGCGCCGACGGCGCAAAACGGTTCGGATCGCCGCGCCCCCCGGCGGTTCGGATTCCAAGCGCTCGAGGATCTCATGAGCGCGTTTGAGCACCACCCGCGGCAGCCCGGCGATGCGGGCGACCTCGATACCGTAGGATCGGTCGGCCGGCCCCGGCTGTATTTTGTGCAGAAAACGCACGCCCTCGTCGGTCTCCTCCACGCCCATACTCAGGTTGAAAAGCCCCGGCATGGTCTTTTCGAGATCCGTCAGTTCGTGATAATGCGTGGCGAAAAGCACGAACGGCTGGACGCCGCAAAGGTTGTGCAGATACTCGATCACGGACCAGGCGATGCTCATGCCGTCGTACGTCGAAGTGCCGCGCCCGATCTCGTCGAGGATGACCTCGCTGCGGGCCGTGACGTTGTGGAGGATGTTCGCGGTCTCCATCATCTCGACCATGAACGTGCTGTTGCCGCGCGCCAGCTCGTCGCGCGCGCCGATGCGGGTGAACAGGCGGTCGGTCAGCGGCAGGCGGGCAGACGCCGCCGGCACGTAGCTGCCGGCCTGCGCCATGATCTGCAAAATCGCGGCCATGCGCAGATACGTCGATTTGCCCGCCATGTTGGGCCCGGTGACGATGGCCGTCCGCCGCGTCAGATCCATTTTCAGGTCGTTCGGGATGCAGGGCTGGCCGCGCAGCGCCCGTTCGACCATCGGATGGCGGCCTTCGCGGATCTCGAGGACCCGCTCTTCGACGACTTCGGGACGGCAGTAGCCGCGTTCCCGCGCCGTGCGCGCGAACGAGTTCAGCACGTCCAGCTGGGACAGTGCGCGGCCGAGCCGCTGAATGGCGTCGGTCCGTTCGAGACAGGCCGCGGTCAGCTCGTCGAAGATACGCTGCTCGATCTCCGCGATCTTGGAATCCGCCTGCAAGCGGCGTTCCTCGTATTCCTTCAGTTCGGGAGAAATGTAGCGCTCGGCGTTGACCAGCGTCTGCTTGCGCACGTACTCCGGCGGGATTTCCGCATTTTCCGCTTTGGCACGGGAAATCTCGATGTAAAATCCGTAAACTTTGTTGTACCCGACTTTCAATTTCGTCAGGCCGATACGTTTTTTTTCCCGCTCCGCAAAGTCGTCGAGCCACGCGTCGCCGCTGTCGCCGAGAGAACGCCATTGATCGAGTTCCTCGTCGCAGCCGGGCGCGGCGATGGCGCCAAAACTCAGGGCGCGCGGCAGTTCCGGCAGCAAGAATCTGTCAAGCCGGGCGCGCAGTCCCTCCAGTTCGCCGGGAGCCGGCAACGCGACCGAACGGCACATTTCGCCCAGCGCCGCGTTGATTTCCGGGTGTACGTCCAGCGTGTCGCGGATCGCGCCGAGATCGCGCGGATTGGCGCTTTTCATGTGCAGGCGCGCGATGGCGCGTTCCACGTCGCGGCATTTCCCCAGCAGCTCGGCCAGAGAACGCGAGACATCTTCGTGGTCGTACAGTTCCTGAACGGAATCCAGGCGTTCGTCGATCCTCTCGATCGAACAGAGCGGACGGGCAAGCCAATCGTGAAGGAGTTTCTTCCCGAACGGCGTGGCGCACTCGTTCATGCACTCGAACAGCGACGCTTCGCCGCCCCAGAGGTCGAGATTGTTCTGCGTATGCCAGTCGAGGTGCATGAACCCCTCCGGCAGGATCTGGGAAATGCTTCTGATGTGGGCCGCCTTCGAGAAACTGGTCTCCTCCGCGTAGCTCACCAGCGCGCTGACGGCGCCGATGCGCGGGTCGCCGCGGCGCAGGCCGAAACCCTCGAGGGAATTGACGTTCCACAGCTGGCACAGCCGCGCCAGTCCGATCTCGGGATCGAAATCTTCCGCCGACATCTCGGAATACGACCAGCCCGGATGGGCTTCGACCTTTTCCCGATAGCCCCGTCCGCGCGGGATCAAAATTTCGCGCGGCGCAAAGGACAGCAGCACCGACCAGGCTTCCTGCGGGGGAAACGTCCCCACCTGCACCGTCGAGGCGCTCGGCGTCAGAAAGCCGACGGTCCACTGGTCATGTCCCAGAAGCAACGAGGCCAGCGACGAGTTGACGGGGCCTTCCTCAGGGATGAAAGTCCCCGGCGTCAGGATCTTGACGACCTCCCGTTCCACCAGCGTGCGTCCGTCGGGCGGCGTCATCTGTTCGCAGACGGCGATCTTGTAACCCTTTTCGATCAGGCGCGCGGCGTATTGATCCACCGCGTGGTGCGGCACGCCGGCCATCGGCATGTTCCTGTTCGAGTCGCGCGCGGTCAGGGCGATGTCGAGTTCGCGCGAGACGAGCTTGGCGTCGTCGAAGAAACACTCGAAGAAATCCCCCATGCGGAAAAAGAGCACGCAGTCGGGATATTTGTTTTTCCAATAAAAGTACTGTTCCAGCATCGGCGTCATCTTGGCGGGTATTTGCTGGACGGGCGCTTTGGGTTCCGTCATCTAAAATCGGTCAGCTCCTTTCGCATCCATATAGCTTTGCAGGATCACCGCGGCGGCGATCTTGTCGACGGACTGTTTGCGCTTGCGGCGCGACACGTTGCCTTCGAGCAGGTAGCCCGTGGCGGTGCAGGTGCTGTAACGCTCGTCCCAATATTTCACGGCGATCATGGGAAAGCGCCGCTGGATCGCCTTCACCACGTCCTGCACGCGCTGCGCCGAGGGGCCGATCGTCCCGTCTTCGCGGATCGGCAGCCCGACGAGCAGACAGCCTGTGTCGTAACGCTCGAAAGCGCGCTCCAGCTCGTCCATCCAAGGCCCCTCCGCTTTCCAGACAGCGATCCCCTGAGCGAACATGCCCAGGGGATCGCTGACTGCCACGCCGATCCTCACAGTTCCGACGTCGAGGCAGATAATTCGGGGCATCGTCAAGCTCCGATGAATTTCGCAACGAGATCGACCGCGGCGGCGATCGCCGCGTCGATTTTGGCCGGCTCTTTGCCGCCGGCCTGCGCCATGTTCGGACGGCCGCCGCCGCTTCCGCCGACCAAAGCGGCCAATTCCTTGACGATCTTGCCGGCGTGGAGTTTTTTCTTTTGCGCTTCCTCGCCGAGCATGCAGAGGATCTGCACTTTGTCCTCCGCCGCTTTGGAGAAGACCACGAATACGGCTTTGGGATCGCCGTCCTTGAACTTGTCGCCGGATTCGCGCAACAGCTCCATGTCCTGTCCGTCCACGCGACCGATATAAAGGTTGACGGCGCCGCCGGCAAGCGCCTTTTTCGCGATCAGTCCGTCGATGCTGCCGGCAAGTCTGGCGCGGGACATCCCGTCGATCTGGCGTTTGAGTTCCTTGATCTCCTCTTCCATGCCCCTGACCTTTTCGATCAGCAGCGGCCGTTTGACGGCCAGGCGCGCGGAAAGTTCGTCGGCGGTGCGGCTCAGTTCCTGAAGCAGGCGCACCGTGGTCATGCCCGTCACCGCCGTGATGCGGCGGATGCCGGAGCCGATGCTCTCTTCGCTGACGATCTTCAGAGAACCGATCGTGCCCGAGGACGAAACGTGAGTGCCGCCGCACAGCTCGCTGGAGAAATCGCCGACGGAGACGACGCGCACGGTCTGGCCGTATTTCTCTTCGAACAGCGCCTTGGCGCCGCTGGCTTTGGCCGCTTCGAGATCCGTCACGACGGTGGTGACCGGCCGGTCGGTCAGGATCGTCGCGTTGGCGAGCGTCTCGATCTCCTCGAGCTGTTCGTGGCTCGGCGCTTCGTAATGGGTGTAGTCGAAGCGCAGGAAGCGGTCGGACACGAGCGAACCGTTCTGGCGCACGTGCCCGCCCAGCACCTTGCCGAGCACGGCGTGCAGGATGTGCGTGGCCGTATGGTTGCGGGCGACGGCAAGATGCCGGTCCGCGTCGACCTGCGCGAGGACGCTCTGACCGACGCGAAGCGTCCCTTTGGTGACGGCGACTGTCTGCATGTTCAGCTCGCCGAAGGGGTGCGTGCTGTCCTTCACGACCGCGAGAACGCCGTCGCCCTTGATCAGCCCCGTGTCGCCGATCTGGCCGCCGCGCTCGGCGTAAAACGGCGAACTTTCGAGGAGGACCATGCCCTCCTCGCCTTCGCCGAGAGCGTCGACTTTCCGTCCCTCCCTGACGAGCGCGCGGACCTTTGTATTGCATTCGCTCTTTTCGTAGCCGACGAAATCCGTGGCGCCGAATTCGTTGGCCAGAGCGTTGAACACGTTCCCCTTGATGACGTTGTTGGCGATCTGCTTGCTGGAGCTGCGGGCGCGCTCGCGCTGCTGCTCCATCTCCTTTTTGAACTCCTCTTCGTCGACCGACACGCCGCGCTCGGCGCAGATCTCGCGAGTCAATTCCAGAGGGAAACCGAACGTATCGTACAGCTGGAAGGCCGCCGCGCCGCTGAGAGTCTTTCCGGCGCTTTCGAGCGCCGCTTTGACTTCGGCGTCGAGCAGCTCGCTGCCCTGGCGGATCGTTTTGCCGAAGCCGTTCTCCTCGATCTCGACGATCTTCTCGATGGTGAGCCGGTTTTCCCCGAGTTCGGCGTAGGGATCGCCCATCAGTTCGATCACGGCGGGAATCACGTCGTTGATGAACGGCTTGTTGATGCCGATCAGGCGTCCGTAGCGGGCGGCGCGGCGGATCAGACGGCGCAGCACGTAGCCCTGGCCGTCGTTGGCCGGCAGAATGCCGTCGGCGATCATGAAGCAGACGGCGCGGACATGGTCGGAGATGACCTTCAGCGCCAGATCGCTCTGACCGTTCTCGCCGTACCTGACGCCGGCGATATCGCCGGCTTTTTTCATGAGCGGCGTGAAGAGATCCGTCTCGAAGTCGTTGCGCACGCCCTGGATCAGCGAGGCAAGGCGCTCGAGCCCCATGCCGGTGTCGATGTTCTTGCGGGGCAGCGGCTTGAAGCTGCCGTCGGCCTGCCGGTCGTACTGCGTGAAGACGTGGTTCCAGATCTCGAGAAAACGATCGCAGTCGCAGCCGGGATGGCAGTCGGGACCGCAGGAAAATTCTTCTCCCTGATCGTAGAGGATCTCGGAATCGGGGCCGCACGGTCCCTGCGGCCCCATGAACCAGAAGTTCTCGTCTTCGCCGTTGAGGACGAGATGGGATTCGGGCATGCCGATCTCCTTGGTCCAGATGTCGAAGGCCTCCTGATCGTCCTTGTAGATCGTCGCGTACATACGGCCGCCGTCGAGTCCAAGAACCTGCGTGAGGAACTCCCAGCCCCAGGTCAGCGACTCGCGCTTGAAATAGCCGCCCCAGGAGAAATTGCCCAGCATTTCGAAAAACGTGTGATGCCGCGCGGTATGGCCGACGTTCTCGATGTCGTTGGTGCGCACGCACTTCTGCGAGGTCACGGCGCGGGCGTATTCCGGCTCCTCGAGGCCGAGATAATACTTCTTGAAAGGCACCATGCCGGCGATGGTGAACAGAAGCGAGGGATCGTCGGGCACGAGCGAAAAGCTCTTGTAATGGTGAGCCCCTTTCGATTCCCAGAAATTTACGAACAACTGACGGATTTCCTTACCGCTGCGATACTGCACGGATGTTCCCTCCTGCACATTTTTAAGAGAAATAATGACGGCGGCGCGAGCTGCCGGAGATTCTTCAAGATTTTGCAGCCAGCAGCCAGGCGCGCTGCGCCGAACTGGCCGCGCGGATTTCCCGCTCGGGACGGGGGACGAACGCCCGATCCCTGACGATCCAGCCGCCCCCGCAGAGAACGTGTTTGACGTCGCCGGAACCGCCGGCGTACACGACGTAGCTGGACATGTTTTCCTCATCGGCGCCGAGATAATGGAGCGCCGTCAGGTCGACGGCCGTCAGATCGGCCGCCCAGCCCTCGGCGAGCCGCCCCACTCTTTCGTAACCGAACGCCCGCGCCCCCTGATACGTCGCGCAGTCGATCAGCTGCCGCGAGGAAACGGCCAGCGGATCGCGGCCGACGCCCTTGTGGATCAGCGAAGCGAGCCGCATCTCGTCCCACAGATCGAGACGGTTGTTGCTGGCGGCGCCGTCGGTCCCCAGCGCCACGTGAACGCCTTTCTCCAGCATGGCCGGAACCGGCGCCACGCCGCTGCCAAGCTTGAGATTGGACGCCGGACAATGCGCCACGGTGATGTTGTCGTGAGCGGCCAGATAGTCGAGCTCGTCTTCCCTGAACTGCACGCCGTGCGCAAGGACCAGGCGCGGTACGGCGGCGAGGCCGGTCTTTTCGAGATATTCGACGGGCGTCATTTTCAGCGTGTCGGAGAGGTAGCCGCGCTCCCATTCCGCCTCGAGGAAATGCGTCTGCAAGGGCAGATTTTTTCTTTTCGCCTCGGCGGCGCATTCGCTGACGAACTCGAACGGCACGGTGTACGGCGCGTGCGGATCGATGCTGTTGATGATCCGCGGCCCCCGCATCTCCGCAAAATCGCGGTAAAGCGTCTGTTTGAAGCGGGCCGGATCGCGCACGACGCCGACGGAAACGGAACAGCGCATGCCCAGCTCGTTCACGGCGCGGGCGACCTGATCCATATGGTAGTACATGTCGGTAAAGCCGGTCACGCCGCACGTGGCCATCTCGCACATGGCCTGAACGGCGCCGGCGTAGACCACTTCGTCGGTCAAATGCTCTTCCAGCGGCCAGATCTTCTGTTCCAGCCACTCCATCAGCGGGCGCTCTTCGCCGAGCCCGCGCAGCAGCGTCATCGCCGCGTGGCAATGAGCGTTGAAAAAGCCCGGCAAAAGGAGCGTTTCGCCTTTGCCGTCTATCACTTCGCATTTTTCGCCGCTCAACGACCCCGGGGCGGCGATTTTTTTTATGCGTTCCCCCTCGACGAGCAGATCGGCGCGCACAGCGCGCTCCATCGTGCCGTCGAGAAGATAAACGTTGCGGAACAGGATCGCCATTTTAGTCTTCGCGCCAGTCGGCCATATAGGCGCGCTGTTCGTCGGTCATACGCTCGAGGGACAGTCCCATGGAAGCGAGCTTCGTCTCCATGACCGCCGCGTCGATCTCCGCCGGCACGTCCATCAGCCCGGCCTTGAGCGCGCGGCCGTGTTCGTTCACGTAGAGAGCGGATTCGAGCTGGAGCGCGAAGCTGAGATCCATGATCTCGATCGGATGTCCGTCGCCGCAGGCCAGATTGACCAGGCGTCCTTCGCCGAGCAGATTGAGACGGCGCCCGTCGGGCATCGTAAAAGTCTCTATGTTCGTCCGCGCCGATTCGCGCCTGACGGCCAGCGCCGCCAGCTCCTGCTTGTCGATCTCGACGTCGAAATGTCCGGCGTTGCCCATGATCGCGTTGTCCTTCATGAGCCGGAAATGTTCCGCCCTGATCACGTGCGTGTTGCCGGTGAACGTGAGGAAAATATCTCCCAGCGGCGCCGCCTGGGCCATGGTCATCAGCTCGTTGCCGTCCATGACCGCTTCGAACGCGCGGTGCGGATCCAGCTCGGTGACGACGACGCGGGCGCCGAGCGCGCGGGCGCGCATGGCCGCGCCGCGGCCGCACCAGCCGTAACCGGCGATGACCACGGTCTTGCCCGCCACGAGGATGTTGGTCGTGCGCATGAAGCCGTCCCACACCGACTGCCCGGTGCCGTAGCGGTTGTCGAAAAGATATTTGCTGTGAGCGTCGTTCACGGAAATCACCGGAAATGGCAGGATCCCCTGCCGTTCCATGGCCTTCAGGCGCTTGACGCCGGAGGTCGTTTCCTCGGAAGCGCCCTTGACGGCGGGGATCAAATCCTTCATGTCGGAAAGGACCGTCGCCACCAGATCGGCGCCGTCGTCGGCGATGACGGCGGGACCGAAAGCCAGCGTATCGCGCAGATAGCGGCGATACTCTTCGCCGCTCATGGCGTGGCGGCTGAACACGGAAACGCCCGAATCGACGAGAGCGGCGCAAATATCGTCCTGCGTGGAAAGCGGATTGCTGCCGGCCGCGCGGACTTCGGCGCCCAGCTCTTTGAACGTCCGCAGCAGGCAGGCGGTTTTCGCTTCCAGGTGAAGACAGGCTGAAAGTTTCACGCCTTTCAGCGGCTGCGAAGCGGCGTAACGCGATTTCAGGGCGTTGAGCACCGGCATGGAGCGCCACGCCCAGTCCATCTTGGCATGGCCGCCCGGAGCGAGAGAACGATCGGCGATTTTATAATCCATCATGAATTCTCCTTCACTGTATATGCGCATCTTTTCCGTTCACGCCGCGCGGCTCCACGGAATCCACGCGCCCTTTCACGTCGCCGTCGAGCGTCTGCACGACGATGGCGTCGCCGCACCGCACCTGGACGCTGGAGAGCAGCGGTCTGCCGCCGCTCATGACCAGGCTGTAGCCGCGACGCGCCAGAAGCGCGGGCGAGAGATTCCTCAGAGAACGCTCGTATCCGTCGAGCTGCCCTTGCCTCTGTCGAAGTTCGGCGCGCGCGTGGAACGTCGTTTTTTCGTCGAGATCGTCAAGACGCTGCGCCGCGTTTTCCAGCAGACGCCCCAGAAAATTCCTCATGTTTTCCTCACGGCTGGCAAGCATCTGCCTTTCATTGCGCAGGCCGTGGTCTGCGTGCATATGAAGAAGACGCGCGCATTCCGCCAGGCCGCCCAACTCCCGCATACGATCGGGGAACACCGACGCGGCGGCGGCCGTCGGCGTCGGTTCGCGCCGGTCGGCGGCCAGATTGCACAGCGACCAGTCGACTTCGTGCCCCACGCCGCACACGACGGGGACGGGACAGCGGGCGACTTCCCGCACCAGCTCCTCGTCGTCGAACGGATTGAGATCCTCCTTGGCGCCGCCGCCGCGCACCAGAAGCACGACCTCTACCCCCGCCAGAGCCGAAACCCGTCTCATCGCCGCGGCGGCGCTTTCGGCCGCACGGACGCCCTGCACGAGACAAGGAACGACGATCAGCTCGGCGGCGGGGAAACGGGTGCGGAACTGCCGGATCACGTCCTGAACGGCAGCCCCCGTGTCGGAGGTGACGCAGGCCGCGCGCCGCGGATAACGCGGCAGGGAGCGTTTGCGCGCGGGAGCGAAAAGCCCTTCCTTTTCCAGTTTGAGACGGAGCTCCTCTTTGGCTCTCGCGGCCGCGCCCAATCCGAGCGGATATATTTTACGCGCATAGATCTGCACGGCGCCGCGCGCCTCATAAAGCCGCACGCTGCCCGAAACCACGACGCGATCGCCGACCGCCGGCCAGAGGAGCGTCCCCGCCGCGTCGCCGCGGAACATCACGCAGGGCATCGAAGCGTTCTGCCCTTTCAGGACGAAATAAACGTGCCCGGAGACGTGACGTTTGAAATCGGTCAGTTCGCCTTCGACAACGAGATGGGCGAGCGTCTCGTCGTAGTCGAGCAGATTTTTTACCCGCAGAGCGACCTCGTCTACGGTCAGAGGCGCGGCGTCTTTTTTGACGCGAACGGGACCGTAACGGATCATAACAGAGAAAGGCCCTTGACGATACGAGACAGGACGCCGTTGACGAAACGAGGCGAATCGTCGCTGCCGTACTCTTTGGCCAGCAGCACGGCTTCGCTGAGCGCGACGCCGACCGGGACTTTTTTCGCGATCACGGCCTCGTACAGCGCCAGGCGGATGATCGTGCGGTCCACCAGGCTCATGCGCTCGGTCTTCCATTCGGTCGAGTACGTTCCGATCAAGGCGTCGATCTCAGCAAGGGCGCCGCGCACGGAACAGGCGCGCTCGCAGGATCGGCGATAGGCCGCCAAGGGAACCCGCGATACCCCGATTTCCTCGTCGGCGCCGGCTTCCCCGCTTTCAGCTTCAGCGCCGTTTTCCGCCGCGGCTTCCGGCTCGACGAAAAGCTCTTCCAGAAACGCTTCGATCTCACGCTGGTCAAGCTTCTTTCCGCCCAGAGAATCCAGCGCGCACAGAATTTGGAAAAGGCGCACCCGCGCCGCATGAAGCGATTCCTGTATGTTGTCTTTATTCGTCACCATTGGGGACCTCTTTTCAAAAAGGGCAAAAGATTCTGCAGCTTGGCCCAGCCTCCGCCGGAAATAAGCCACGACGAAAGCAGCCACGTGCCGCATCCTAAACCGACGTAAACGGCAAAGCCTCCCCACGAAAGGGCAAAAAAGGCAAACACGCCGCAGGCGCAGTTGATCCAGAACGCAGGCTGCCCGCAGAGAGAATGCTCCAGGTAGGGCGACTCGGCGAGAAAGCGGCTCTGTCTGATCCACTGCAATCTGGGCAGCTCCATCCCCATGGCGCGCAGGTCCTCGGTGATGGCCTTGGCGCGGCGCATATCGTCCTCGCGGCTCCAGAACTCGCGCTTGTCGTTGATCACGACAAGACACAAACGATCGTGCGCGCGCAGTCTGACCGCGCTGCACTGGACTCCCTGGGGAAGATGGCGGGAAACGAGAGAGAGCACCGCCTGCGTATCCACTTTGATAAATCCATAGGGCGTACGCCCAAAATCCTGATACGTCGCGCATGCCTCCTTTCTCTACGACAGCAGCCGGCCCGAAGACGAGCCGGCTGTTATGTTACTCTCCGGCAGTGGTCACCGCTGCCTTTGCTCCAGTTTCTCCCGTTCCTTGCTCTTCTTTTGGGGCCTGTTCGCCGAAATAAACTCCCTGGACAAAAATGTTCACGGCCTTGACTTCGTAGCCGGTCGAACTCTCCAGCTCCTTTTTCAGGAATTCCTGCAAATCCCAAGCCACGTCCGGAATACGAAGCCCGTAGCGAACGAGGACGTAGGCGTCGACGGAGATCTGCGACTGCGTCCCTTCTTCGAGCGAAACGCGCACGCCCTCGGGATTTTTTCGTCCCAGTCCCAGCACCGACATGCCGGCGTTCGCCGGCACCACCGAGGAAACCCGCGCCAGCGCCCGACGGGCGATTTCCTGAACGACGTCTTCGGAGATGTGGAGCAGGCCGTCGGTCGACTTCGGGTCCTCCTCGCGGGCTTCCTCTACGGCGCGTTCCAGGTCGAAATCGGATTTGTAGAGCGGCTCGGACGTCTGGTCCAGCTCGTCAATCGGCGTCATGATCCTCCGCCTCTAAATCCACGTCGACCTTTTCCCCGCAGTCGGGACACTCAACGCAGTGATCGTCGGGGGAAAGCATGGACGTTTGGCAGTAAAAATGCAGGCCGCAGGACGGACAGGCGACTTCCGTGTAATCGTCTTCGAGAGACGCTTCGTCTTCGTCGAGTTCTTCGTCGATGCCCAGACGCGATTCGACGTCGGACAGATCGGCGTCGAGCTCGCCGCAGATCGAATAGAGGTCGTCAGCCGCGCTCCGCTGCTCCTCCAGCTGTTTTTTCAGCTCGCCGTTCTCGTCCGCCAACGCCTCCAGCGCCTCGACGACGGCATTAAAGAGAGAAAGCGCGAGCTTGTCTTCCGGCTTGCCGGCGTCGAGAAGTCCCTTGACATAGGCGATCTTTTCACGTGCGCTCATTGCGGATCTCTCCTTTGTGAAAAACAGGTTCGAAACAGTCTTTCCGTACAGGCTGAAAGACGCAGTTTCCAGTTCTTCTTAAATAAAATATAAAATGTTCCACGTGGAACACTTCAATTATTTTTTCACTCGTTCGACGTATTCGCCGGTGCGGGTGTCGACGACGACGCTCTCGCCGTTCATGACGAACATCGGCACCGTGATGACCAAGCCCGTCTCCATCGTGGCCGGCTTGCCGCCGCCGGCGGCCGTGTCGCCCTTGAAGTTCGGCTGCGTGTCGACGATCTTCAGCACCACGCTGTTGGGCAGCGTGATCCCCATGACCTTGCCCTCGTACATGTCGAGACTGACTTCGAGATTGTCCGTCAGATAATTGAGCGCCGGACCGAGAGCTTCCTTGGTCAGATAGACTTCCTCGTAGCTTTCCATGTCCATGAAGACGTAGTGGTCGCCGTCTTTGTAGCTGTACTGAGCGGGTTTCTCGTCAAAGACGATGCGTTCGAATTTATCGTTGCCGGACACGAAGCTGTTTTCGGAAATGCTGCCCGTGTCGAGATTGCGCAGTTTGCATTTGAGCACGGCGCCGCCGCGCCCCTTCATGTGATGCTGACAGTCCACCACTTCCCACAGACCGCCCTGCCATTTCAGTTTCATGCCAGGGTAAAATTTACTCGTATCGACGATATCAGCCATTTGTTACGTACCCTCCCGAGAATCTGTTTCTCTGCCGCGAATGCAGACAGCCATGACGTTTAATTCTAATGTGTTTTCACTCCATTTGCAAGAGCGTGTGTCGTCGTTCAACGATAATGCCGCGCGTAAGCTCCGACGGCGGACGATTCCGCCGGGACGCACCGGGGGCCGTTCATAAAAGGGAAGCGGGCCCGTGGAAGCGCGCAGGCCCGCTTGGGAGCGCCCATGAAGGCGCGGCGTTATGGAAAAACAAAAAAA
This sequence is a window from Pyramidobacter sp. YE332. Protein-coding genes within it:
- the xseA gene encoding exodeoxyribonuclease VII large subunit; this encodes MIRYGPVRVKKDAAPLTVDEVALRVKNLLDYDETLAHLVVEGELTDFKRHVSGHVYFVLKGQNASMPCVMFRGDAAGTLLWPAVGDRVVVSGSVRLYEARGAVQIYARKIYPLGLGAAARAKEELRLKLEKEGLFAPARKRSLPRYPRRAACVTSDTGAAVQDVIRQFRTRFPAAELIVVPCLVQGVRAAESAAAAMRRVSALAGVEVVLLVRGGGAKEDLNPFDDEELVREVARCPVPVVCGVGHEVDWSLCNLAADRREPTPTAAAASVFPDRMRELGGLAECARLLHMHADHGLRNERQMLASREENMRNFLGRLLENAAQRLDDLDEKTTFHARAELRQRQGQLDGYERSLRNLSPALLARRGYSLVMSGGRPLLSSVQVRCGDAIVVQTLDGDVKGRVDSVEPRGVNGKDAHIQ
- the nusB gene encoding transcription antitermination factor NusB, whose product is MVTNKDNIQESLHAARVRLFQILCALDSLGGKKLDQREIEAFLEELFVEPEAAAENGAEAESGEAGADEEIGVSRVPLAAYRRSCERACSVRGALAEIDALIGTYSTEWKTERMSLVDRTIIRLALYEAVIAKKVPVGVALSEAVLLAKEYGSDDSPRFVNGVLSRIVKGLSLL
- a CDS encoding Asp23/Gls24 family envelope stress response protein translates to MTPIDELDQTSEPLYKSDFDLERAVEEAREEDPKSTDGLLHISEDVVQEIARRALARVSSVVPANAGMSVLGLGRKNPEGVRVSLEEGTQSQISVDAYVLVRYGLRIPDVAWDLQEFLKKELESSTGYEVKAVNIFVQGVYFGEQAPKEEQGTGETGAKAAVTTAGE
- a CDS encoding CD1247 N-terminal domain-containing protein, which encodes MSAREKIAYVKGLLDAGKPEDKLALSLFNAVVEALEALADENGELKKQLEEQRSAADDLYSICGELDADLSDVESRLGIDEELDEDEASLEDDYTEVACPSCGLHFYCQTSMLSPDDHCVECPDCGEKVDVDLEAEDHDAD
- the efp gene encoding elongation factor P, with amino-acid sequence MADIVDTSKFYPGMKLKWQGGLWEVVDCQHHMKGRGGAVLKCKLRNLDTGSISENSFVSGNDKFERIVFDEKPAQYSYKDGDHYVFMDMESYEEVYLTKEALGPALNYLTDNLEVSLDMYEGKVMGITLPNSVVLKIVDTQPNFKGDTAAGGGKPATMETGLVITVPMFVMNGESVVVDTRTGEYVERVKK